A DNA window from Peromyscus leucopus breed LL Stock chromosome 3, UCI_PerLeu_2.1, whole genome shotgun sequence contains the following coding sequences:
- the Ghrl gene encoding appetite-regulating hormone isoform X1: MLPEDLLSPGPSVPTIKAMLSSGTICSLLLLSVLWMDVAMTGSSFLSPEHQKAQQRKESKKPPAKLQPRSLEGWLHPEGRGQAEGTEEELEIRFNAPFDVGIKLSGAQYQQHGRALGKFLQDILWEEVKEAPADK; encoded by the exons ATGCTACCAGAAGACCTTCTCTCCCCAGGGCCATCTGTCCCCACCATCAAGGCCATGCTGTCTTCAGGGACCATCTGCAGTCTGCTACTCCTGAGCGTGCTCTGGATGGATGTGGCCATGACAGGCTCCAGCTTCCTAAGCCCAGAGCACCAGAAAGCCCAG CAGAGAAAGGAATCCAAGAAGCCACCAGCCAAACTGCAGCCACGATCTCTGGAAGGCTGGCTCCacccagagggcagaggacaggcagaagggacagaggaggaacTGGAGATTAGG TTCAACGCTCCCTTCGACGTTGGTATCAAGCTGTCAGGAGCTCAGTACCAGCAGCATGGCCGGGCCCTGGGGAAGTTTCTTCAGGACATCCTCTGGGAAGAGGTCAAAG AAGCACCAGCTGACAAGTAA
- the Ghrl gene encoding appetite-regulating hormone isoform X2: MLPEDLLSPGPSVPTIKAMLSSGTICSLLLLSVLWMDVAMTGSSFLSPEHQKAQRKESKKPPAKLQPRSLEGWLHPEGRGQAEGTEEELEIRFNAPFDVGIKLSGAQYQQHGRALGKFLQDILWEEVKEAPADK; the protein is encoded by the exons ATGCTACCAGAAGACCTTCTCTCCCCAGGGCCATCTGTCCCCACCATCAAGGCCATGCTGTCTTCAGGGACCATCTGCAGTCTGCTACTCCTGAGCGTGCTCTGGATGGATGTGGCCATGACAGGCTCCAGCTTCCTAAGCCCAGAGCACCAGAAAGCCCAG AGAAAGGAATCCAAGAAGCCACCAGCCAAACTGCAGCCACGATCTCTGGAAGGCTGGCTCCacccagagggcagaggacaggcagaagggacagaggaggaacTGGAGATTAGG TTCAACGCTCCCTTCGACGTTGGTATCAAGCTGTCAGGAGCTCAGTACCAGCAGCATGGCCGGGCCCTGGGGAAGTTTCTTCAGGACATCCTCTGGGAAGAGGTCAAAG AAGCACCAGCTGACAAGTAA